One region of Chanodichthys erythropterus isolate Z2021 chromosome 19, ASM2448905v1, whole genome shotgun sequence genomic DNA includes:
- the rab18a gene encoding ras-related protein Rab-18a isoform X1 translates to MNEDILTTLKILIIGESGVGKSSLLLRFTDDTFDPEIGATIGVDFKVKTLAVDGNRAKLAIWDTAGQERFRTLTPSYYRGAQGVILVYDVTRRETFAKLDNWLNELDTYCTRNDLVKMLVGNKIDKEDRELERDEGLKFARKHSMLFIEASAKTRDGVQCAFEELVEKILQTPGLWESVHKTRGVALSELSQTGQGGCGAYCSLL, encoded by the exons ATGAATGAGGATATTTTGACCACTCTGAAAATACTGATCATTGGAGAAAGCGGAGTGGGCAAATCCAG tctTCTTTTGAGATTTACAGATGATACATTTGATCCAGAAATTGGTGCAACAATTG GTGTTGATTTCAAGGTGAAAACCCTGGCTGTGGATGGAAATAGAGCAAAGCTCGCAATCTGG GACACAGCAGGTCAGGAACGTTTTCGAACTTTAACACCCAGTTACTACAGAGGAGCTCAGGGTGTCATTCTGG TATATGATGTCACTAGGCGAGAGACTTTTGCTAAACTGGATAATTGGTTGAATGAGCTGGACACATACTGTACAAGAAATGACCTTGTTAAGATGCTTGTGGGAAACAAAATCGATAAG GAAGACCGTGAGCTAGAGCGAGACGAGGGTCTGAAGTTCGCTAGAAAACATTCAATGCTTTTCATAG AGGCTAGTGCTAAGACGAGGGATGGTGTTCAATGTGCATTTGAGGAGCTGGTGGAGAAAATCCTGCAGACTCCTGGCTTGTGGGAGAGCGTGCACAAGACAAGAGGAGTTGCCCTGTCTGAACTCTCTCAAACTGGTCAAGGAGGCTGTGGGGCATATTGCTCACTTCTCTAA
- the rab18a gene encoding ras-related protein Rab-18a isoform X2 translates to MNEDILTTLKILIIGESGVGKSSLLLRFTDDTFDPEIGATIGVDFKVKTLAVDGNRAKLAIWDTAGQERFRTLTPSYYRGAQGVILVYDVTRRETFAKLDNWLNELDTYCTRNDLVKMLVGNKIDKEDRELERDEGLKFARKHSMLFIVSQLFWNQVCSFYILKKLLIINELIYTQFDKCDTICSVNCLNKNSNFV, encoded by the exons ATGAATGAGGATATTTTGACCACTCTGAAAATACTGATCATTGGAGAAAGCGGAGTGGGCAAATCCAG tctTCTTTTGAGATTTACAGATGATACATTTGATCCAGAAATTGGTGCAACAATTG GTGTTGATTTCAAGGTGAAAACCCTGGCTGTGGATGGAAATAGAGCAAAGCTCGCAATCTGG GACACAGCAGGTCAGGAACGTTTTCGAACTTTAACACCCAGTTACTACAGAGGAGCTCAGGGTGTCATTCTGG TATATGATGTCACTAGGCGAGAGACTTTTGCTAAACTGGATAATTGGTTGAATGAGCTGGACACATACTGTACAAGAAATGACCTTGTTAAGATGCTTGTGGGAAACAAAATCGATAAG GAAGACCGTGAGCTAGAGCGAGACGAGGGTCTGAAGTTCGCTAGAAAACATTCAATGCTTTTCATAG tgtcccaacttttttggaatcaggtttgtagtttttatatccttaagaaacttttaattataaatgaattaatttatacacaatttgacaaatgtgacacaatttgttcagtaaactgtctaaataaaaatagcaattttgtttag
- the afap1 gene encoding actin filament-associated protein 1 isoform X4, translated as MEELLAELRVFLELLDREYLTAGVREKKQQILNILHRVLATREPSCKTEIHTSLPAPPQMPLPEIPHPWMPPDNGPPPLPSSSLPEGYYEEAVPLGPGKAPEYITSNYDSDAMSSSYESYDEEEEDGKGQKMRHQWPSEEASMDLVKDARICAFLLRKKRFGQWTKLLCVIKDNKLLCYKSSKDQTPQMELLLSGCSITHIPKDGKKKKHELKIVHQGADALVLAVQSKEQAEEWLKVMKEVCSNGNGVVDCDGAGSGSPIHKAELEKKLSCDRPSSDGEPCHENGISDGKDPAKGKKNSKSEQKGTVGRVTGKKITKIISLGKKKPSTDEQTSSAEEDVPTCGYLNVLSNNRWRERWCQLKDNQLLLHKDRADLKTHMASLPLRGCEVIPGLDSKHPFAFRLLRNGQEVAVLEASSSESMGRWLGVLLAETGSTTDPAALHYDYIDVETTANVIQLAKQSFCFTSKRAVSPNPYLDNPVNGYACPTGVALHYDDVPCINGSLKGKKGLTTNGFAAKQKLDKNQPKKANGISSTLPVKRNNSSVDQYKYGKNRVEADAKKLQAKEEELMKRKQEIRNRLTQLKKDRKDLRTAIENNTGKRSLATLTERLKKVEDECKLKEEERVNLELELTEVKESLKKALNGGVTLGLTIEPKTGSSSPQSPVLMRRTVDNSPISSCDTSDTETCSLPVNSASLLRRQTQQKASPVRGHVLRKAKEWEMKSGT; from the exons CCTCCAGACAATGGCCCTCCTCCTTTGCCGAGCTCCTCTCTTCCTGAAGGTTATTATGAGGAAGCTGTTCCACTAGGCCCTGGCAAAGCACCAGAGTACATCACCTCTA ATTATGACTCGGATGCTATGAGCAGTTCATATGAGTCATAtgatgaggaagaggaggacGGGAAGGGGCAGAAGATGCGTCACCAGTGGCCATCTGAGGAGGCCTCCATGGACCTGGTGAAAGATGCACGAATCTGTGCCTTCCTGTTGCGAAAGAAACGTTTTGGACAGTGGACCAAACTGCTCTGTGTCATAAAGGACAACAAACTGTTg tgCTACAAGTCGTCCAAAGACCAGACTCCACAGATGGAGCTCCTCCTTTCTGGCTGCAGTATCACACACATTCCCAAAGACGGCAAGAAAAAGAAGCATGAACTGAAGATCGTCCATCAGGGAGCTGATGCTCTGGTGCTTGCTGTACAGAGCAAAGAACAGGCCGAAGAGTGGCTAAAG GTGATGAAGGAAGTCTGCTCCAATGGAAATGGAGTGGTGGACTGTGACGGTGCTGGCTCTGGTTCCCCTATTCACAAAGCAGAGCTGGAAAAG AAGCTGTCCTGCGATCGACCCAGTTCAGATGGAGAGCCCTGCCATGAAAATGGCATCTCAGATGGCAAAGATCCAG cCAAAGGCAAGAAGAACTCTAAATCAGAGCAGAAAGGCACTGTGGGACGTGTGACTGGAAAGAAAATCACTAAAATCATAAGCCTGGGCAAGAAGAAACCATCTACAGATGAACAGACCTCATCAGCGGAGGAGGATGTCCCAACATGTG GCTATCTGAACGTGCTGTCCAATAACCGCTGGAGAGAGCGCTGGTGCCAGCTAAAAGACAACCAGCTGTTGCTGCACAAAGACCGGGCAGATCTGAAGACACACATGGCCTCTCTGCCGCTGCGGGGGTGTGAGGTCATTCCAGGGCTGGACTCCAAACATCCCTTCGCCTTCCGTCTGCTGCGCAATGGACAGGAGGTGGCTGTTCTGGAG GCCTCATCCTCTGAGAGTATGGGAAGGTGGTTGGGGGTCTTGCTGGCCGAAACGGGCTCCACAACAGATCCTGCTGCACTGCACTACGATTACATTGACGTAGAGACCACTGCTAATGTAATTCAACTGGCCAAGCAGTCATTTTG TTTCACCAGTAAGCGTGCAGTTTCTCCAAACCCGTACCTGGATAACCCGGTCAATGGTTATGCCTGCCCCACAGGGGTCGCTCTGCACTATGATGATGTGCCCTGCATCAATGGATCG CTGAAAGGAAAGAAAGGCCTGACCACCAATGGGTTCGCTGCAAAGCAGAAGTTGGACAAGAATCAGCCCAAAAAGGCCAATGGAATTAGCAGCACTCTGCCAGTGAAACGCAACAACTCTA GTGTGGATCAGTATAAGTACGGGAAAAACAGAGTGGAGGCAGATGCCAAGAAACTCCAAGCAAAAGAGGAGGAGCTGATGAAGAGGAAGCAGGAAATTCGAAACCGCCTGACCCAGCTGAAAAAAGACAGGAAGGACCTCCGCACTGCTATAGAGAACAACACAG GCAAGCGTTCTCTGGCAACTTTGACAGAGAGACTTAAGAAAGTGGAGGATGAATGCAAACTGAAAGAGGAGGAGCGAGTCAATCTGGAGCTGGAACTGACAGAGGTGAAGGAGAGTCTGAAGAAAGCCCTGAATGGAGGCGTCACCCTGGGCCTGACCATTGAACCCAAAACTGGCAGCTCCAGCCCACAG TCTCCAGTGTTAATGAGGCGAACGGTGGACAACTCGCCCATCTCCAGCTGTGACACCAGTGACACTGAGACCTGCTCTCTGCCAGTCAACAGCGCGTCTCTGCTGCGCCGCCAGACACAACAGAAAGCCTCACCCGTGCGAGGACACGTCCTCAGGAAAGCCAAG GAATGGGAGATGAAATCTGGCACATAA